CGGCAAGGTGGTGAATCCGCTCGAGATCTACCGGGCGTGCGGGATTTTCTTTGCCTGGATTGTATTGATTGTCGCGGGCGGGTGTATTACATCTCTCTTTTCCGATCTTGATGCGGGAAGTGCATTCTCCGGGATGTGCAGCGCGCTGGGGAATATCGGTCCGTGCTATATCTCCGTTGACCAGATGATATCTCTCAATCCTGTCGTGAAAATCACCTATATCGTCGGGATGCTCGCCGGTCGGCTCGAAATATTGCCGGTTCTGCTTCTTTTTAGCAGGCGTGCGTGGATGTGAAAAGGGGTGTCACCGTGAAATGCACGGTGTATGAAAGCCGGATTATTCACGAAATAACCGGAAAACAGAAAAGGAGATACGATCATGTATATAATTGTATGCGGGGCGGGAACGATAGGGACGGAGGTAACGAAACTCCTTGTCGCACACCGCCATAATGTCGTTGTCATCGACAAAGACAGTCTTGCGTGTCAGGTCGTACACAGCGAGACGGGAGCTCCCGCGATTGTCGGGAATGTGACGGATCTCACTGTTCTGGAAAAGGCAGGGGCACGGAATGCCGATATCGTCCTCTGTTTGGCGCGGCTGGATTCGGACAACATCACCTCGGCCCTACTTGCAAAAAGCCTCGGAGTGCCGAGAATCATCGCCAGGCTTTATAATCCCCATTACGAAGAATCTTACCGGCTTGCCGGTGTCAGTCTGCTTGTCCGCGTCGCCGATCTGCTTATCAATCAGATCATGATCGAAATCGAACAACCGAAGGTCAGAAATATCATGACCCTCGGCAAGGGAAAGGCGGATGTATTCGCAATAAAAATTCCGGCGAAGGCAAAAAGCATCGGCATAAAAATAAGAGAGATCACGCAGCATAAAAAATTTCCCGATGAATGTGTCTTCATGGGAGTCTATAAAGAAGAGATCGACGAGTTTGTCATACCGCGGGGGGAGTATGAACTGGCGGCAGGGGACACCGTATTTCTCATTACAAAAAAGGAGTTTATCGAGCACGCCGCTGATTTTCTGACCCAGGAAAAGTTCTCTCTCTGGCCGAAAAAAGACATGTGAGGGTGATGGTATGGCACATCTATTTACGGGAACATGCAGATGGAAATATCCTTCATGGGAGGGACTCGTCTATTCAAAGCCCGACGGCATTGATTTGTGAACGTGAACAATCATTATGAAGGATCGGTACCCCTTACCATAGAAAAACTGCGCGGAATTCTCGGCAGTTTTTCACAACCGCCTTCTCCCGATTGACGCAGGTCTATAAAACAGGTAAGATGCCCACACTATACGATGTCCAGGAGCAGCGGATGACAGTGAAAAAAAAACGGTTTTCCTTTCTCCCGCCCTTATTGGCATGCTCCTTGAGTCTGCTATACTTTCTCTTCCATTTTCATTTCATACCACGGTACATCGACTATGATCAGGCGTTATACGGATATAACATCATCACGGCGATCAAGCGCGGTACCTATCCGGTCTTTAATCCGCATCATCTCCTTGAGACTTCGGCAGGAGTCTTTTTTCATTCGCTTATAAACGGACACCTTGGAAATGCAGGATTTGACGATATCATGTTCAACAACAGGCTGCGGTCCCTCCTTTTCGCTTGTTGCGGTATTTTTTTTACCGTTCTGTATCTTTTTCATTCGACCGGAAAGCCGGTCTGGGCAGTGCTGGGGGGGCTCCTCGTCGGCGTCTGTCACGGTTACCTTGTTTTTGCCGTCAAGGTCGACACGGCGATCTACCCGGCCGCGGGGATGATCGCGACCCTCTGGTTTTTCGAACGGATGGATCACGCGAAGCGTTTCATCTTTTTATATGCGGCTGCCGGCGGTATTATTCTTTTTGTGGATATAATGTTTCATCAGTATATGGGGATTGCCTGCTGCGCCTTCT
The window above is part of the Spirochaetales bacterium genome. Proteins encoded here:
- a CDS encoding TrkA family potassium uptake protein, whose product is MYIIVCGAGTIGTEVTKLLVAHRHNVVVIDKDSLACQVVHSETGAPAIVGNVTDLTVLEKAGARNADIVLCLARLDSDNITSALLAKSLGVPRIIARLYNPHYEESYRLAGVSLLVRVADLLINQIMIEIEQPKVRNIMTLGKGKADVFAIKIPAKAKSIGIKIREITQHKKFPDECVFMGVYKEEIDEFVIPRGEYELAAGDTVFLITKKEFIEHAADFLTQEKFSLWPKKDM